Proteins from a single region of Akkermansiaceae bacterium:
- a CDS encoding HAD-IA family hydrolase: MAIAAVLFDFDGVLVDTEWAIYDAWHRTFISNGHPLPLEIYTQCIGSDFATWSPKTHLEELTGSAFDWHDLDRRRQEEIVRDLADEGPMSGAVALLGKLKAQGIRTAVVSSSSHHWVDGWLERLDLTGWFETVVCRGDAERIKPAPDLYLEAIRRLGLAADECLVIEDSLNGIKAANAAGIPVWAVPNRVTACLDFSLATRVCASLDEIADAF; this comes from the coding sequence ATGGCGATTGCGGCGGTATTGTTCGATTTCGATGGGGTGCTCGTGGATACGGAGTGGGCGATCTATGATGCGTGGCACCGCACTTTTATTTCAAATGGTCACCCGCTGCCGCTGGAAATCTACACCCAGTGCATCGGCTCGGACTTCGCCACCTGGTCGCCGAAGACCCATCTGGAGGAGCTGACCGGCTCCGCCTTCGACTGGCATGACCTCGACCGCCGCAGGCAGGAGGAAATCGTCCGTGACCTGGCGGATGAGGGGCCCATGTCCGGTGCCGTGGCCTTGCTCGGAAAGCTGAAGGCGCAGGGCATCCGGACCGCCGTGGTCTCCAGTTCCTCCCATCACTGGGTGGACGGATGGCTGGAGCGGCTGGATCTCACCGGCTGGTTCGAGACGGTCGTCTGCCGTGGCGACGCGGAGCGGATCAAGCCCGCCCCGGACCTGTATCTGGAAGCCATCCGCAGGCTCGGCCTCGCGGCGGACGAATGCCTCGTCATCGAGGACTCGCTCAATGGCATCAAGGCGGCGAACGCGGCGGGCATCCCCGTCTGGGCGGTGCCGAACCGGGTCACGGCCTGCCTCGACTTCTCGCTGGCGACACGCGTCTGCGCCTCGCTGGATGAGATCGCGGACGCCTTCTGA
- the lptB gene encoding LPS export ABC transporter ATP-binding protein produces the protein MHDPGSTCSNAKDSLLFASGLRKTYSGRAVVDGVSISVKPREIVGLLGPNGAGKTTSFYMIAGLVPPDAGSVSFNGHDISRLPMHRRARLGLGYLPQEESVFRKLSVLDNLLAILETRPNLNRKQRLERAHDLLERFKISKLAKSLAITLSGGEKRRLAIARSLCTDPSLLMLDEPFAGIDPIAVEDIQRIVRELRERDGLAILITDHSVRETLTITDRAFLIHDGRVILEGASDELVNDPIARKYYLGEGFSM, from the coding sequence ATGCACGATCCCGGCTCGACCTGCTCCAACGCCAAGGACTCCCTGCTTTTCGCCTCCGGGCTGCGCAAGACCTACTCAGGCCGCGCGGTGGTGGATGGTGTCTCCATCTCGGTGAAGCCGCGCGAGATCGTCGGCCTGCTCGGCCCGAATGGTGCGGGCAAGACGACTTCCTTCTACATGATCGCCGGACTGGTCCCACCGGACGCGGGTTCGGTCAGCTTCAACGGCCACGACATTTCCCGCCTGCCGATGCACCGGCGCGCGCGGCTGGGTCTGGGCTACCTGCCGCAGGAGGAGTCCGTGTTCCGCAAGCTCTCCGTTCTGGACAACCTGCTGGCCATCCTGGAAACGCGCCCGAACCTGAACCGGAAGCAACGGCTCGAACGGGCGCACGACCTGCTGGAACGGTTCAAGATTTCCAAACTGGCGAAGTCGCTGGCGATCACCCTCTCCGGTGGTGAGAAACGCCGTCTGGCGATCGCCCGCTCGCTCTGCACCGATCCCTCCCTGCTGATGCTGGACGAGCCGTTCGCGGGCATCGACCCGATCGCGGTGGAGGACATCCAGCGGATCGTCCGCGAACTGCGGGAAAGGGACGGCCTGGCCATCCTGATCACGGACCACTCGGTGCGGGAAACGCTCACCATCACGGACCGGGCGTTCCTGATCCATGACGGACGCGTGATCCTGGAGGGCGCCTCCGATGAACTGGTGAACGACCCGATCGCCCGGAAGTACTACCTGGGCGAGGGCTTCAGCATGTGA
- the kdsA gene encoding 3-deoxy-8-phosphooctulonate synthase produces the protein MFTPFQIGNVPVGGPAPFFILGPCALESEEFAWDMARSLKEIADRTGIHFIFKASFDKANRTSVSSFRGPGVEEGCRILGEISRELGVPVTTDIHNEAQAEIAAAHIDLLQIPAFLCRQTDLLEAAAKTGRAVNVKKGQFLAPLDTVNIANKLRSFGCEKFLLTERGTTFGYNNLVVDMRSLYWMREEGLPVIFDATHSVQRPGGLGGATGGDGVLAPVLARAAVATGVDGLFMEVHSDPANAVSDGPNQIPLEFIEDLLVKLISIHHASH, from the coding sequence ATGTTCACCCCTTTCCAAATCGGCAATGTCCCGGTGGGCGGCCCCGCCCCGTTTTTCATCCTCGGCCCGTGTGCGCTGGAGTCCGAGGAATTCGCCTGGGACATGGCCAGATCCCTCAAGGAAATCGCCGACCGGACGGGCATCCACTTCATTTTCAAGGCGTCCTTCGACAAGGCGAACCGGACCTCCGTTTCGTCGTTCCGCGGCCCGGGGGTCGAGGAAGGCTGCCGGATCCTCGGTGAAATCAGCCGGGAGCTCGGCGTGCCGGTGACGACGGACATCCACAACGAGGCCCAGGCGGAGATCGCCGCCGCCCACATCGACCTGCTGCAGATCCCCGCCTTCCTGTGCCGCCAGACGGACCTGCTGGAAGCGGCCGCGAAGACCGGGCGGGCGGTGAACGTCAAGAAAGGGCAGTTCCTCGCGCCGCTCGACACCGTCAACATCGCCAACAAACTGCGATCGTTCGGCTGCGAGAAGTTCCTCCTCACGGAGCGGGGCACCACCTTCGGCTATAACAACCTGGTGGTGGACATGCGCTCCCTCTACTGGATGCGGGAAGAGGGCCTGCCGGTCATTTTCGACGCCACGCACTCGGTCCAGCGTCCGGGCGGCCTGGGTGGAGCGACCGGCGGTGACGGCGTGCTGGCACCGGTCCTGGCCCGTGCGGCGGTGGCCACCGGCGTGGATGGCCTGTTCATGGAGGTCCACTCGGACCCGGCGAACGCGGTGTCGGACGGCCCGAACCAGATCCCGCTCGAATTTATCGAAGACCTGCTCGTCAAACTGATCTCGATCCATCACGCTTCCCACTGA
- a CDS encoding DUF1844 domain-containing protein, translating into MPTPEPDARFNEFVILQAQNAGLFLGQIPNPVSGEKEVNLRAAKSVIDSLEMLENKTQGNLTATEYQLLKMALNNLRPLYEAAEDE; encoded by the coding sequence ATGCCCACCCCCGAACCGGACGCCCGATTCAACGAATTCGTCATTCTCCAGGCCCAGAACGCGGGCCTGTTCCTGGGACAGATCCCGAATCCGGTTTCCGGGGAAAAGGAAGTGAACCTGCGGGCGGCGAAGTCCGTGATCGATTCGCTGGAGATGCTGGAGAACAAAACGCAGGGCAACCTCACCGCGACCGAGTACCAGCTCCTCAAAATGGCGCTCAACAACCTGCGCCCCCTTTACGAGGCCGCGGAGGATGAGTGA
- a CDS encoding insulinase family protein encodes MEYPPTTATVDTLPNGFTVILDPDPAAPVVSAQIWVESGSVHEDRHLGSGLSHFLEHMVFKGTRDHSADELADTVQAAGGHWNAYTTFDRTVYYIDGPSESLATFLKTLTGLVFYPTIPQTEFEREKDVIRREIDMGLDDPDNASTRLLLSTAFTRDPRRHPVIGHRHLFDTLTHEDMLDYHRTRYTPDRAFLVISGDFDPAEALRQITELTADRTVSAGRDPVVPQDNLQLGPRFARETFAIPTSRISLAWKSPALDHADSPAFDLLAAILGRGRSSRLHLALRERKELALEISAYAWTGPGHEGIFGVSADAALENRDALIEAIHHELSLIPDADLEEDLAKAKRQTATSQFRSLTTASGRASDLASNWHETRDLDFTRRYLAQIQQVTADDVRRAAATLTRDRVTLTLLDPEGSPAPVRHSKSTQAKAAIETFTLPNGLQIALLPDHRVPLIHLQAAIRAGLPSETPATNGINQLLASSLPKGTATRSAEEIARTLESIGASIGASVGNNALLVSAGGLAPDFQTIAEVFAEVIQRPSLPEDAIAREKASQLAALEEALQDPLHTGFSQLRQLAFQGEGYGLDPLGSLASLPQLGRAELAVHHARHFTASNMTLAIAGDFDPERAKSILSSAFTGLPSGEAWTPPGNLPATGQEATAHLPKKQAVLAIGFPGASVTSADRYALSMIQEYATDMAGPLFTRIREELGLAYRVGATQFLGFDAGYFTFYLATSPEQAEFASRELMAEIEKIAEHGIPEDAFGRVRATVLSSLAIQQQSPASTARQVALDLLFGQEAEQFRKQAAIYKELEPDKVKEIAARLLSAAPVRITVLPEAAGG; translated from the coding sequence ATGGAATACCCGCCCACCACCGCCACCGTCGATACCCTGCCGAACGGCTTCACGGTCATCCTCGATCCGGATCCCGCCGCCCCCGTGGTGAGCGCGCAGATCTGGGTGGAATCCGGCAGCGTGCATGAAGACCGCCACCTGGGGAGCGGGCTGTCCCATTTCCTGGAGCACATGGTTTTCAAAGGCACCCGTGACCACAGCGCGGATGAACTGGCGGACACCGTGCAGGCCGCCGGAGGGCACTGGAATGCCTACACCACCTTCGACCGGACGGTGTACTACATCGACGGACCGTCCGAATCCCTGGCCACCTTCCTCAAAACCCTGACCGGGCTGGTGTTTTATCCGACGATCCCGCAGACCGAGTTCGAGCGGGAAAAGGACGTGATCCGGCGGGAGATCGACATGGGTCTGGATGATCCGGACAACGCCTCCACGCGCCTGCTGCTGTCCACCGCCTTCACCCGGGACCCGCGGCGGCACCCGGTGATCGGCCACCGCCATCTGTTCGACACGCTGACCCACGAGGACATGCTGGACTACCACCGGACGCGCTACACACCAGACCGGGCCTTTTTGGTCATCTCGGGGGACTTCGATCCCGCGGAAGCGCTCCGGCAGATCACGGAACTGACGGCGGACCGGACGGTCTCGGCCGGGCGGGATCCGGTCGTGCCGCAGGACAACCTGCAGCTCGGCCCGCGGTTCGCCCGCGAAACCTTCGCCATCCCCACCAGCCGCATCTCCCTGGCGTGGAAATCCCCCGCCCTCGACCATGCGGACTCCCCCGCCTTCGACCTGCTGGCCGCCATCCTAGGGCGCGGCCGTTCATCCCGCCTCCACCTCGCCCTGCGGGAGCGGAAGGAACTCGCGCTGGAAATCTCCGCCTACGCCTGGACCGGCCCCGGCCACGAAGGGATCTTCGGCGTCAGTGCGGATGCGGCGTTGGAAAACCGGGATGCCCTCATCGAGGCAATCCACCATGAGCTTTCCCTGATCCCGGACGCGGATCTGGAGGAAGATCTGGCCAAGGCGAAACGGCAGACCGCCACCAGCCAGTTCCGCTCCCTGACCACGGCATCCGGCCGGGCGTCCGATCTGGCGTCCAACTGGCATGAAACCCGCGACCTGGATTTCACCCGGCGCTACCTCGCCCAGATCCAGCAGGTGACGGCGGATGATGTCCGCCGTGCGGCGGCCACCCTGACCCGGGACCGCGTGACCCTCACCCTGCTCGACCCGGAAGGCTCGCCCGCCCCTGTGCGCCACTCGAAGTCCACCCAGGCGAAGGCTGCCATCGAAACCTTCACCCTCCCCAACGGCCTGCAGATCGCCCTGTTGCCGGACCACCGGGTGCCGCTCATCCACCTGCAGGCTGCCATCCGGGCAGGACTGCCGTCGGAAACCCCCGCGACCAACGGCATCAACCAGTTGCTCGCCTCCAGCCTGCCGAAGGGCACGGCCACCCGGAGCGCGGAGGAAATCGCCCGCACCCTGGAGTCCATCGGCGCATCCATCGGAGCCAGTGTGGGGAACAACGCCCTGCTGGTTTCCGCAGGGGGGCTTGCCCCGGATTTCCAGACCATCGCGGAAGTTTTCGCGGAGGTCATCCAAAGGCCGTCACTGCCGGAAGACGCCATCGCACGGGAAAAGGCCAGCCAGCTCGCCGCGCTGGAGGAAGCCCTGCAGGATCCGCTCCACACGGGCTTCTCCCAACTCCGGCAGCTCGCTTTCCAAGGGGAGGGCTACGGACTCGATCCGCTCGGCAGCCTCGCCAGCCTGCCGCAACTCGGCCGTGCCGAACTGGCGGTCCATCATGCCAGGCACTTCACCGCCAGCAACATGACGCTCGCCATCGCCGGTGACTTTGACCCGGAACGGGCGAAATCCATCCTTTCCTCCGCCTTCACCGGGCTTCCTTCCGGGGAGGCATGGACGCCTCCGGGCAACCTTCCGGCCACCGGCCAGGAAGCCACCGCGCACCTGCCGAAGAAGCAGGCGGTGCTGGCCATCGGCTTTCCGGGAGCTTCGGTCACCAGCGCGGACCGCTACGCGCTCTCCATGATCCAGGAATACGCGACGGACATGGCGGGTCCGTTGTTCACCCGCATCCGGGAGGAACTCGGCCTGGCCTACCGGGTGGGTGCCACCCAGTTCCTCGGATTCGATGCCGGGTATTTCACCTTCTACCTCGCCACTTCCCCGGAACAAGCGGAGTTCGCCAGCCGCGAACTGATGGCCGAGATCGAAAAGATCGCCGAACATGGGATCCCGGAGGACGCTTTCGGGCGGGTCCGGGCCACCGTGCTGAGCAGCCTCGCCATCCAGCAGCAGTCACCCGCCTCGACCGCCCGGCAGGTCGCGCTCGACCTGTTGTTCGGACAGGAGGCGGAGCAATTCCGGAAGCAGGCGGCCATCTACAAGGAGCTGGAACCTGATAAGGTGAAGGAAATCGCCGCACGGCTGCTGTCCGCCGCCCCCGTCAGGATCACGGTCCTCCCGGAAGCGGCGGGCGGCTGA